Proteins co-encoded in one Candidatus Zixiibacteriota bacterium genomic window:
- a CDS encoding heavy metal-binding domain-containing protein → MILATCENIAGKRIVKTIGLVKGNTVRARHIGRDIAAAFRAVVGGEVNEYTKLIAESREQSIDRMIEDARSRGANAIVMIRFGTSALMSGAAELLAYGTAVVVKDE, encoded by the coding sequence ATGATTTTAGCCACCTGTGAGAATATCGCCGGCAAGAGAATTGTCAAAACCATCGGTCTGGTCAAAGGAAACACTGTTCGCGCACGACACATAGGTCGAGACATTGCCGCCGCATTTAGAGCCGTAGTTGGCGGTGAGGTCAACGAATATACCAAGTTGATCGCCGAATCGAGAGAACAGTCGATTGATCGAATGATCGAAGATGCCCGCTCCAGGGGCGCCAATGCCATTGTCATGATTCGTTTTGGCACATCCGCATTGATGAGTGGCGCGGCTGAACTGCTGGCTTACGGTACAGCTGTAGTTGTCAAGGACGAATAG